Genomic segment of Panicum virgatum strain AP13 chromosome 9N, P.virgatum_v5, whole genome shotgun sequence:
tgttttgccaacttctaaaaagatatgccaagtaaaaaaagagcttatctccaacagtttggcataattcacttgccaaatttagatctaacttacatcaggaaccctgagagagaaacaaaattatatttatgctcttccacctcttgaaaacttaaatcagaaacccttctctgttatttatttcttttttcaccctcccacctgactagaaatcacgatgccaaccgcgcaccgcgcgcgtatatttacgcgctggaggctggtttttaccaagttgccaaaaattgccaagtcttttgccaaactgttggatgagtatttttaacgtttttgccaaaaatcaaagatggcaactcgatttgccaaactgctggagatacTCTAACCAAGCAAATAGGCCTTGCGTTTCGACGTGGCGTCCAAACATATAAACCATCTCGCGTGTAAAAGGTTGAATGAATGATTAACAACTTTAGGGTTTTTTTCTGTTTGTCAGCATCAGCGGTCAATATGCTATCTGCCGATTTCATGATTTGATCCTCTGCTTTTGGTGAATCCTTCGAGAAAATCTCAGCAGAAAAATCCCTCACGCTCACGGCCTCACCCCGAAAGTTCCTGATGCTGCCAATAAAATACCGCTCCGTAGAGGGACCTCTTCGCAAATGGCGGCTGCCTCCTAAAAGCTCCCTTGCCGTCCCTTCCTTCCCCTGGTTTCccggcctccgcctcccgccgccgaccacgcaccaaaccctagccgcccccaCCCTACCGCCGCCATGACCGACCCGCGGATGTTCCTGTCAGGATCCGACGACCGCGGCGAATCCTCcgaggccggccgccggctgTACAACCCGTACCAGGACCTCAACATGCACTACAGCTACCGGACCCTCTACGACCTCCCCACCTCGCCGGAGTTCCTCTTCAAGGAGGAGGAACTGGCGCAGCGCCGCTCTTGGGGCGAGAACCTCACCTTCTACACGGGGGTCGGGTACCTCTCtggcgccgtcggcggcgccgccctgggCCTCCGCGACGCCGCCAGGGGTGCCGAGCCCGGGGAGACCGCCAAGATCCGAGCCAACCGCGTGCTCAACTCCTGCGGCAGCTCCGGTCGCCGCGTCGGCAACACGCTGGGCGTCATCGGCTTCATGTACGCCGGGATTGAGAGCGCCATGGTGGCAgcccgcgaccgcgacgacTGGATCAACAGCGTCGCTGCCGGGCTCGGCACCGGTGCGCTCTTCCGCGCCGCCAACGGCCCGCGGTCCGCCGTCGTCGCGGGCGCCCTCGGTGGggtcctcgccgcggccgccatgggGGGCAAGCAGCTCGCCAATCGATATGTGCCTGTCATATGATCGTGCCTATCAAACAATGAAACAATCTGTCGGAAAAAAATCGAAGTGGTCTTCTTTTTTTGTTCGTGTTATGATCTTCAGGTTAGCAACTCCATCTAGGAATAGGGGTTTACCTTCTCTGATTGATAAATCCATGCTCCGCTAGTCACTTGAGAGCAAGAGTCTGGATGGGAACTTTTGAGCTGCATTGCAATGTAACACCATGCTCAATGAAAGAACATGCATTGTACTGGCGTTGCTGAGCAATAAGAGCTGATccttttgagttttgattctCACATTGTTTAGCCTAGGAATTTTTTGCCGTTGTGCTTTTCGTTGAGAAAGAGCTGGAGTGTGCAAAATATGACTTGCTTAGTCCTTCGATCTGTTCTCTGTGTTCTTCTGTCGCGGGATCTTAATGAAATGATCAGTTGATAAACGATCGACATCTTGAGTTTGCACTAGTGCAATCTATCTTTGAAAGTTAACAAAACAAGCATACTTTGTTTTGGTGAATGTGAAGCAAAAGCATTTGTTTGATCTGATCAACAGTTTGTGAGTTGAACCTCCAGGTTGAGTGATGGCAAGATCTCATCTGCTGCTGTGGTCTCTTTCAAAGGGTATTGGAACAAATTTGATTCAGAAACACGGAAGTACGGAGTAAAGGCTGAATGTCTCCACTCTGCAGCTTTATTTTTTCCCCCATGCAATACAATTATCCGCTGATCTGATCAAACCCATCAGCAAGAAAGAAATTACTGGTCAGAGGGAACAAATTCAGGACCATGTATCGGCCAGTAAAATCTGAAGCTTTTTACCAATTTTTTTGACGCGAACAACGGCGGACTCCTTTTGGAGTCAGCCTGAACACATCTATTAAGCAGATAGGAAACGCTAACAGAGGAGATACAAAATTCAGCAAGAGGAGATGGGAAAAGGAGGAACCTGAAACAATACAGGGGAAGCTCGGGAGCAGACAATTACAGCGCTTAATGACAACAGCTTGAATGAAAATGTTATACAGTGCAAATTCAACAGGCAATCGGCACATTTCCTGTAAAGTGTCACTATGACCACAGAAAACAGGACGTGAGCATAACAGTAGACCCACAGACCCACACAGTATTTGAGATGACACGGAGTCAAACGCCTATGACAGCCTTCTTACATTACTCAGCGTTTGCATCCTAAATAGAGGATACAGGCTCCATCATAATTTTGGGCTTTTGAATACAAATAGCGACCCTATGAGCAAACatatgaagcaaaaaaaaaaggtgaaaaaagggGTGGCTATGCCAAGCTCTACTCTGCCGTGTATAGCTCAATAGTCAAGACCCAGCTACATCATGTTCCCTGTCCTCACAAAACTGGAAACTGCACGAGCACCAATCCTAACAGACACATTAAACCGAGTTCCATTACAGCCTTCTGATGTTGATCTTATTCAGCATCCTTGTGGGAAGAAGTCCAGGATTGGGGCCATTTTGATCTCCAATTCGCTTCTGTGGTCATGCTGTTTTCTAAGGGTTCAGAGGCTCGTCTTCTGCATTCATCTCTACCGCTTCTGCAAGAAATTTTATCCAATGGTTAGAAATCAATAAGACATGCACCTGATTCAGAGGTGGAAAAAATGGCCTTTATTGTAGTAAGTGAACATACTTGTCGACTTGTGAAGATCAGAGACAACCATTAGCCGCCTCTGCAAGATTGCTGCCATGAAAAGGAAAATGGAGCACATGCCAAACATGACAGTGATTGGGAATGCATTTACCTGCAGAATGACATTTGTAAGAAATATATTATAGAGACAAGACACTGTATGTCAAATTTTAGTGCAACTTTTATTTATCCACATGTTCCGTTTGAGCAAGTTTATGACTTCCTTGAGCTCCTTCAAGTTGAGTAAACAAAACACATGAATCCGGAAATTAAGGAGGTTTGTTTGTTGCTTACATTGTATAGTACCACACAAACAAACAGGTTGAGTGGTATGCGGAAAAAGTTCATGATTGTGCTTCTTGCCTCCTCAGGGATATATTGAGATCTCATCTTCATGATTGATGGCCAGAATATACCAACACATGACTCAAATGTACAGAAACCAAGAAGCTGCAGACAGCCTCCTAATGAAATGCTACCACCTTTCTCCGAGGAGGGAGGTACTAGGAACTGTAGAGCATAAACAGGCAACATTAAATTCAAATTcttgagagagagaaagagacaaACTGAACATTGCGATCAAAAGACTTACATTTGTCACAACAGGAAGGAAAAGAGTACAGGCTGATACTGAAAACACGATTTGCATATAATCTTCAACCTTCATCTTCCGAGCTAATAGACGAGAAGCAATTGAGCTACCCAGCATCGAGGAGAGCATGAATGTAGCAAATATGAAGCCATGAGGAATTTCTTCATCATTCGGGCTCAAAGCAGGAGTCCACAGGAAAACAAAAGTATACATTGAACCCTCAAACAATGACTGTATAGCTCCAAGCAATGCAATCTTTTCATCTGAAATTTCATGAGAGTTCCTTCCATTGTCAATATTAAGTTCACTAAATTTATTAAACCACTTTCTATGCTAGGAAGGTTAAACTACCTGAAGCAATGGCTTTAGCTGCAACCTTGAACTGGGTCATCAAGTCCTTGCTGTCAGATGAATCTCCATAATTCTCACCCCATGATGATAAGATGATTGCCATTCCTATTGCTAGGAAGCAAGCAGCAGCATCAAATGGAGCCACAGGGCCAAAACCCATGTTATCAGCAAGAAAATTTGCAAAGAGCCCAGCAACAATGGCGACTAGACCATTGCCAAGAAAGATAGCCTTGGAGAATGTTATGGACAACCATTGTGGATCAAATCCTTTCTGTACAGTAACAGTATAAATTTACTGATTGTCAGCAATAGTAAAAGGGATATCTCTGTAGGTATTGACAAAATAATGCTATCATTCACTTATCGTTAAGAAACAAATGCAATGTTATTAAAAAGAACAATGCATTCCACTGAGGTACAGACAATGATCTTCCATAACTGTATGTATACGTCCAGAAATGGACTAATTATCAGCACGGACAACAGGACAACCACTATCCTGAAAAATTAATTGAACTGGGCCACAGTTTTAATTGCTAGCCTGTTCTGGTCAAGCCAAGGGAGATAGTCCAGATCTGCCAGCAAGggcttcaaagcaaacaagaatgCCAGGAAGACTGCAATATAGTGAATCACTGATGAGCCAGCAAGCCTAGGATCCTGATGCAGTAAGTGTGTACTGTATCAATCACTGATCCACTAACACTTCACTACATTGTAGCTGCATTCTAATCCAGGTGTCTTATATTTTCTATACCAAGTCATTTTATAATAAGCTATCATGTAccttcattcaaaaaaaaaagctatcaTGTACCAGCAGTCAACCTCCCTAATACCTTGTATTTTCTTAGCTTCAGTCAACCTATGTACCCATTAGCGGCAACATATATTGACAAAACCAAAAGAGCATAAGAAGAGTTCGTTAGGATTGGAGCTAATAAACCACAGGCCATCTCCAATGTATTAGTGTCACTGCGGAGAGAGGGATCTGCGCAGTCACCTTGTTGTGCTCCGCGACGAGCCACGACTCAAACGCCGAGAAGAGCAGCGACGTGGCAATGCCTCCGAGCACGCGCCCAACCATCAGGATCTTGTACTCGGGGGAGTGCTTGGTGAAGCAGCTCAGGATGTAGGTGATGCAGTAGGTGACGCACGCCCTCTTCCGCCCCCTGGCCACCCAAAACCCATCAGCCCCAGCACCGCACACACCGAAACACAACGAAATCGACGCGGTTCATCCATCGCGGAGGCGCGGGGGCACGCACTGCTTATCTGCGAGGGATCCGACGATGGTGCCGAAGAGCATGGAGGAGCCGAAGCCGGCGATGAAGAGGCGGCCGATGTCGCCCTTGTCGAAGCCGTACTGGCTGTAGAGGTAGTACACGTAGGGCCCCTGCAGCCAGTCCCCAGCTGCGCCATCCGCCGCGGAGCAACAGCGTCAGTAACCCAACAAACCAACCGGCATTGCGGCCCCCCAGTCCAGATctggagggggaggaggcgccgccgcgaggcAACGGGGATTCGAGGTTAGGGGAATGGGCGAGGGGGAGGAATCAGGAGGGGGGGCGTACACATCATGAGGGAGTAGACGAGGATGTAGTTGTTCTTGAAGGAGTTGAAGGCCGGGGAGGTGGCGACGCGGTCCTTGCCGGACTtgccgagctccagcgccgccacgacggcggcgagcgcgccgaACACGAGGTAGTAGAACGCCTCCATGGCGTGGCGGTGCGGGGCGGAGAGATCGCCAGAGGTGGGAAGGGGGAGGGTAGTGGTGGGATTTGGGGGTTGGCGATTAGTTGGGATTTATTCGGCGCACCGACTGGTTTCTCCGGCGTCGTCTTGGGGCTCATCTAATTTACGGGCGCCCGGAAGTAGACGTGCGTACGGTCGATTTCCAACAGCTGGTCGGAACACACGTATTGGAACAATATTTTGTTTcgataaaaaaatttcaagaaaaaaatagaagagaTCGGAAACCTTTGATGAAAAAGTTTGAAAGAGACTTTTTTTCTTCCAAAGATTGAAAAGTTTTTTCGCCAATATTAAGTTGTACAATATTTTTTATTCGATAAAAAAATTTTAGAGAAAATTTTAAGTCTGGAAATCCTTGATGAGAAAAAGTTTGAAAGTTTTGAGAAAAAATTTGAAGAGAAATTTTTTGCAtccaaaactaaaaaaaagtttggaaaaggttttatcaaaaaaatgttgcattcaaaaatcaaaacaaaaaaaagaaaagaaaaaaccgccgcTACGCGCTCGGAAAAGTCCACCGCTGCTCCGCCTCCACCCTACCATGCCGCTTAGCTCAACtcgtcgtgccgccgccgccccacatcAGCCGCGCCACTCCGtccagccgctgctgctgctcctcctcccagggagctcgccgccgctgcataTCTCCGCCGCTTGTTGCGCTCAGAGAGAGATAGGAAGGAGATAGAAAAAAGAGACGAGACCGGTGGGAAGAAACGAGAGGAGGCAAGTGAAAGTGATACGGTTCTAAAGGGCCCCACCATGTGGGTCGATTGGAATGACCGTGAATTGCGTTGCCTCCGGCCAACCGTAAAACCAACATTGGGGTCGTGTCGACGGGATTTAGGTGCGGAGCCACACGGAGGCAGTGTGCGCAGGCTGAACAGCAGGCTCGCCCGCACcagtagggatgaaaacggtcgggaacggtcgggaaaacaccTAAACCATTTCTGTTCCTGTTTTTTTTTGCCGGGAACGGGATAGGCGGACGGGAAAACGAAAGCGAtattacgggatatcgggaaCGGAACATATCGGTCGGGAACATGTCGATTACGATCGGGAAGCGGTAACTTAAATAGGGAACAACACATGTAACCACTCAAAACATTTAGCTCGGCACAATAATTACAACCATACATCATTCATTTGCAAACAATACATAGAATAGATGAGATAATCGATTTGATAAATAAGCATCAAGTAGCGGATTGTCTCCAGCACGGCAGCACCCAAACGacacatgcatgatgcatgcagATGCAACATACTGTCACTGTCTCCATTAGACAATCAGTCAGTCACCCGGCCACACGGCCACACCACAGACATAGTTCAAACTTCAAAGgtccaaattaaaaaaaattacatgccACATTGGGCAAAAGTAGCCGGCACTGACAGCCAACAGATCACTACTTCCCTAGTAGTCGTAGAACTCCTCATCATTAGGTAGTGGCCCATCATCCTCTTCATCACTGTCTGCGACATCGTCGTCCTAGAACAGGAGAGCAGTCATATATTTGCACCAAGCCTTTGTAATATAAAGTTTATATATAAAGTTATATATCACATGGAGCACAGCCAACCATCTGATTTTTCTATATAAAGTttctaatatatatatagcagATTAGAGACATGTCAGATAGCTATTAATCAAGTACATTTTAAGTTCAGAGCTAGCAAATTAAGTACAGAAGATGAAATGATATCTCATGAAGGCATCATTGGGCAAAAGTACAGAACACAAACTTTGATGGACCATAGATCAGTTTAGGCAAATTTCTAAAGGAACTTGGCAGGCACAATACCTGCAAATTAAGCTTTGAAACAAGAGCCTCAATGACTTCAAGATCACCAACAATTGAACCAACCTTCTAATCTGAAAATCAAAGTTAAACCAAGACACATAAATCAGCAAACATTGGTCATACACTCATGATTATTGTATACAGCAAAGAGCAAACTAAGGAGCTTTTCTAACCTCTTTTTTCTGCAGCAACCCAATCTTTCATGCATATTAATGCTTCAACCATTTCAGGGTCAAGGCGGCTTCGAAAAGGATCAACTACACGTCCACCAGCACTAAAAGCAGATTCAGAAGCTACAGTTGAGACTTGTACAGCCAGCAAATCACGAGCAATTTTTGCAAGAACAGGATATTCATCAGTCTGGTTCTTCCACCATGCCAAGATATCAAACTGACCACTGAGCCTCAAAGGTGGATCTGCCATATACTTATCCAACTCATTCATATCATCACCATTAGCTCCATCATTATCATACAAAAAGCTCTCTAGTTCCTCATCTCTATTGTCCACTAATAGGTCTGCTGTATCAGTATCTCCAGGCTCATTTGACCCACTTTTAGGCCTCGAAGATAAGGGTGCTTCAGCAGCATAGAACTGGTACAACTTCTTGATGACATCAACAAGTTCATCAATATGAACTTGACAAGAATTGCCATAAAATTTTCTCATGTAGAACTCTATAAGTCTTTTCTTATATCTAGGATCTAGAAAGCATGCAACAGCTAGTGTAGTGGATGACTTCTTCCAATATTTTTCAAACTTCTTACTCATAGAAGTAGCCATTGCACTAATAGTAGTATTTTCACTAATAGACCAATCACCTAGCAGAATCTTTATCTCACAAAACCCTCTATAGAACAGATTTGCAGTGGGATATAATGTGCCAGAAAATAGTTCAGTGAGATCAaagaatttcttcaagcattggaaAAGCTTGAATGCCATTGTCCATTCGCTAGGAGATGGAGTAATTTTTTCATACCTTCGACGATCAGATGATTTTAGCCTCATGAATGCATTCTTGTAGTACAAGGCATCTCGAAGCATCAAATAGGTTGAATTCCATCTTGTTGAAACATCAAGTGAAAGACCCTTGTTTGTATCTAGTCCATACTCAGTTGCACGCTTCATGAGCTCCTCCCATTGCAATGGAGATCCTTTGACAGCAAGTACAAGCTGTCTAATATTCTCTATTGTGGTTGTGATTACACTCAGACCATCACGAGCAACAAGGTTCAATATGTGACAAGCACACCTCACATGAAAAAACGGTCCATCACATACCAAAGTTGAAGCACTAGCATTGGCCCTTAAATCAGCAATGATATCTCTGACTGCTACTTCATTTGCTGATGCATTGTCTAAGGTCAAAGCAAATAATCTCTTGTCAACATACCACTTAACCATGAGTTCAGTAAATGTCTCAGACAACTTGGTCCCAGTATGACGGCCCTCTACATGCACAAAGTTGACAATCCTTTTCTGGATGCACCAATTGTCATCTATCCAATGTAATGTGACACACATGTAAGACTTGTtttgatttgaagtccacatGTCCATGGTGGCACTAAACCGACAAGAGACAGATTTGAAGTATGCATATAGCTGGTCCTTTTCTTTTAAGAACATGCTcatgatttctttcctaatggtAACCCGAGATTTGATTGGAAAGCTAGGACGCAAGGATTTGATAAATTCAACAAAATACTCATGCTCAGATATATTAAATGGATACTCATGCATCACTATTGCTAAGTAAAATTTCCTTAAGCTGGCTTCTTCATCATACTTGTATGGAACAACAGTAGTCATACCTTTTTTATTGTCTGTTTCAGCTTTGAGCTGCTGCTGGCCCTTCACTATACTATGTGCTACCCTCATATGGGTCCAAAATCCCGTTGTTCCATAATTGCTCTCACATCTGCCCTTGTGCTTGCATCTTGGGAAATCGCAATGAGCCCAAATCTGTTCATATATCTTCCCATTGTCCTCAATGACCACTCTCTTCTTAGTAAAATACTGCCACACATCAGATGtgcacttcttcttcttctttccaggTGGCAAAGGGTCATCACCCTCAACAATGATGGGATCTGCAGCCCCTGCACCTTGCTGTCCACCAGTAGTACCCTGATTGCCACTGCCACTAGCTGCAGAGCCATTGCCACCATCAGCTACTCCACTGCCAGTATCACCATCACCACCACTGCCGCTACCACCAGCACCGAATCCACTTGGCAAAGAAAATGCATCAGTCGGTATAGAGCTAGATGCAGGAGTTGCGCTAGACAAACACAAGCCAAGTTCTTGACTCCTTGACCTCTTAGATCCTGCCAACAGATAAATCAAATCAACGAAGACAAAAGTCAGAGTAGATCTTTGAAGCAATCAAGCATCAGTGCATCATCTACTACCACACTTCACAGCCTCACAGGTTAACACATTCACACGTTCTACTCATCAATTACTAAGCCTATCAATTACCTGATGTCGGAGTAGGAGCAGGAAGATTGGTGCTATGCACCACCAATGGCAATGACGGCTCTAGGATGAGCCGGCGCTGCGATGCCGACGAACCAGCAGCTGAAGCAGAAACACCTCTGGTCGGTGGCATCTTTGAGcctggtgcgccgccgcccgtcgatTCCATGTCCTGCTCCTGGCCTCCTGCAGCGTCAGTGCGTCATGGTCATGCCACAAGCGGGGAGACGAGACGAAGACGACGACAGAACGGTCGCTAGGACGCTAGCTACGTACCTCGGTccggtcgccgcctcgccggtgcGTCAGATCTCCGGTGCGTCGACTCCGCGGCTGCTGACTGGGGTCCTTCAATCCTGCTCCTGGCGGGTGGCGGGCCGGCGGCTGGGGCCTGGGATGGCTGCGCGGCGCCAGGGAGAGACCAAGGGAGGGATGgaatggggcggcggcgcggttccAGGTCGGTGGGAGCGCCGGCAGGGCGCCGGAG
This window contains:
- the LOC120688400 gene encoding mitochondrial import inner membrane translocase subunit TIM23-2-like, which produces MTDPRMFLSGSDDRGESSEAGRRLYNPYQDLNMHYSYRTLYDLPTSPEFLFKEEELAQRRSWGENLTFYTGVGYLSGAVGGAALGLRDAARGAEPGETAKIRANRVLNSCGSSGRRVGNTLGVIGFMYAGIESAMVAARDRDDWINSVAAGLGTGALFRAANGPRSAVVAGALGGVLAAAAMGGKQLANRYVPVI
- the LOC120688399 gene encoding molybdate-anion transporter-like → MEAFYYLVFGALAAVVAALELGKSGKDRVATSPAFNSFKNNYILVYSLMMSGDWLQGPYVYYLYSQYGFDKGDIGRLFIAGFGSSMLFGTIVGSLADKQGRKRACVTYCITYILSCFTKHSPEYKILMVGRVLGGIATSLLFSAFESWLVAEHNKKGFDPQWLSITFSKAIFLGNGLVAIVAGLFANFLADNMGFGPVAPFDAAACFLAIGMAIILSSWGENYGDSSDSKDLMTQFKVAAKAIASDEKIALLGAIQSLFEGSMYTFVFLWTPALSPNDEEIPHGFIFATFMLSSMLGSSIASRLLARKMKVEDYMQIVFSVSACTLFLPVVTNFLVPPSSEKGGSISLGGCLQLLGFCTFESCVGIFWPSIMKMRSQYIPEEARSTIMNFFRIPLNLFVCVVLYNVNAFPITVMFGMCSIFLFMAAILQRRLMVVSDLHKSTKAVEMNAEDEPLNP